A window of Rhodospirillaceae bacterium contains these coding sequences:
- a CDS encoding protease modulator HflC, with translation MRPVLRNTLLVILAIFLITGYNSLFIVQQYEKALVLELGKPIRVEGPGLHFKLPFVQDIVYIDGRILNLDAPPQEAPTSDQKQVIVESFVKFRIVDPLKFYQTMQTIEQAQQRLGSVVNSSVRNLLGQVPLETILTDKRSQLMEQVKLLVDTEVGQFGIKIIDVRIKRMDLPEENSQAVFRRMQTQRKQEASRFRAEGERDALSIRSEGDKQKVLILANAQKQSDILRGTGDAEAAGIYSDAYAKNPQFFEFYRSLQSLRTSLTTDTTTFIGAPTGDFFRFFYKMNGK, from the coding sequence CGCCCTGTGCTTCGCAATACCTTACTGGTGATTTTGGCCATTTTCCTGATCACCGGCTATAACTCCCTTTTCATTGTGCAACAATATGAAAAAGCGTTGGTGCTGGAACTCGGGAAACCAATCCGTGTTGAAGGGCCTGGGTTGCATTTCAAGCTGCCCTTTGTCCAAGATATTGTGTATATCGATGGCCGCATCTTGAATTTGGATGCCCCACCGCAAGAGGCCCCCACTTCTGACCAAAAACAGGTGATTGTGGAATCTTTTGTCAAGTTCCGCATTGTTGATCCGTTGAAGTTTTATCAAACCATGCAAACGATTGAGCAGGCCCAACAGCGCTTAGGATCAGTTGTGAATTCCAGTGTGCGTAATTTATTGGGACAAGTTCCTTTGGAAACGATTTTAACAGATAAACGCAGCCAACTGATGGAACAGGTAAAATTGTTGGTTGACACGGAAGTTGGACAATTCGGCATCAAAATCATTGATGTGCGCATTAAAAGGATGGATTTGCCGGAAGAAAACAGCCAAGCGGTATTCCGCCGGATGCAAACCCAGCGCAAACAAGAAGCCAGCCGTTTCCGCGCCGAAGGCGAACGGGATGCCCTGTCTATCCGCTCAGAAGGCGATAAGCAAAAAGTGTTAATTTTAGCCAATGCCCAAAAACAATCTGATATTTTACGGGGGACAGGTGATGCCGAGGCGGCTGGCATTTATAGCGATGCCTATGCCAAAAACCCACAGTTTTTTGAATTTTACAGATCCCTGCAATCATTGCGGACATCGTTAACAACGGATACCACCACCTTTATTGGCGCCCCAACAGGCGACTTCTTCCGTTTCTTTTATAAAATGAACGGCAAATAA